TGCGCGCCGAAGGACAGCGCCTGCGCCAGGATCAGGCCAATCAGAAAGATCAGCGAGAGGCGCGAGGCCAGGGTGCGGGGCCAACGAAGGGTGAGGTTCATGACGGCGCACCGAGCACTTCCACCGGCAGGGAAAAGACGTAGCCCTCACTGCGCACGGTTTTGATGTAGGCCGGTTCGCGGGCATCGTCGAGCAAGCGTTGGCGCAAGCGGCTGACCAGCAAATCGATGGAACGGTCAAACAGATCGGCGTCGCGGCCCTGGGTCAGATTGAGCAACTGGTCGCGATTGAGCACCCGCTGCGGGTGATCGAGGAACACCCGCAGCAATCGGTATTCCGCACCGCTGAGCGCGACCATGGTGCCGTCTTCGTCCAGCAAGTGCCGGGCCGAGGTGTCCAGGCGCCAGCGCCCGAACGCCAGCAGGCGACCGCTTTCGGTGACCACCAGGTTTGGCGGCAGCATCCGCGTGCGGCGCAGTACGGCGTTGATTCGCGCGAGCAGTTCACGGGCGGCGAACGGCTTGACCAGGTAATCGTCGGCGCCCATTTCCAGGCCGATGATGCGGTCGGTTTCGTCGTTGCGGGCAGTGAGCATCAGCACCGGCGTGGCCTTGTGTTTGCCGGCGCGCAACTCGCGGCAGAGCATCAGGCCGTCGTCGCCCGGCATCATGATGTCGAGCACGATCAGGTCCACCGGCGTGGACTCAAGGAAGCTGCGCATCTGGCGTCCATCGGCGACGACCGTGGTGCGCAGGCCGTTCTTCTTGAGGTAGTTGCCTACCAGTTCCCGAATCTCGCGGTCATCGTCCACGATGAGAATGTGATCGACGTGTTCCATGGGGGCCAAGCCTCTATCAATGGGGGATGTTGCGCAGTCTATCGGGCCTTGGCCCGCTCGCCCGCAGCCCTTTGTATTGCAGTGTATCTGGCGTAGCGACGGATACATGCAAAGGCAAAAATGCGGTTTTCCAGGGGTTTTGTATCGCTCTGTATCAGGGGCCGGCTTTGATACGTACCGATTTACACGCGGCTGTTTTCGACACAGACGAGATACCTCGCGAGCTTCTAATGGGTTCCATCGAGGCAACCCACACCGCCTCTGCTCAATCGAACGACCTACCCATTGAAGCCTTGAGGAAACCGCCATGAACACCAAAGCCATCTACGCCGCTTGCCTGTTTGCCGCCCTGAACATCTGCACCTTGTCGGCCCGCGCCGAAGCCGCCGATGTCACCGCCAAAACCTACACCTACGGCACCCACCTGGACATCAAGAAAGTGCTGTCGTTGAAAGAAGACGCCGCGCCTTCCTGCGGGGTTGTGAATGCCCAGCTGATCTACCTCGATTCCCAGCACAAAACCCAGGTGCTGGATTACCGCAAATTTGCTGACGGCTGCAACGCGGACAACTGAGTCCTTCGCTGAGCGATTGCCACCCCCCTTTGAAACAGGAAGAACACCATGAACAACGTCACCCGCTTTTTGACCGCTGTTGCTTTCTCCGCAGCCGGCGCGGCTGCCCATGCCAATGCCGCTGTTGAACAGAAAAGCTGTGGCAGTGCGACCTGCTTCCAGCTGACGCCGGTGGCCGAGCAGGGCGCTCATGCCTTCCTCGCACAGGACGGCTCGAGCCGCACGCCGCAAGGTCAGCTACAGGAAAACCAGAAGGCCTGATGCCCGAACCCGGTTTTGTGAACACCACAATTCCAGTGTAGGAGTGAGCCTGCTCGCGATGGCGGAGTGTCAATCGACATCAGTGTTATCTGACACACCGCCATCGCGAGCAGGCTCACTCCTACAGGGGGTAGGCGGTGTGTCGTTCTTCTCTATTTTCAAGGTGATTACCATGTTTCTCATCGCTTTTCTGGGCGGCATATTGACCGTCCTCAGCCCCTGCATCCTCCCGGTGGTGCCGTTCCTGTTCGCTGGTGTCAAACGCACCCGTTCATCCATTCTGCTGACCCTCGGCGGCATGGTCCTGACCTTTGCCCTGATCGCCAGCCTGGCGGTGGTCAGCAGCGAATGGGTGGTGCAAGCCAACAACACCGGTCGTCACGTCGCGCTCTTCGTGATGGGATTGTTTGCTCTGTCGCTGATTTCCGCCCGTGTCGGTGACTGGATGGCCCGTCCGTTCGTGGCGCTGGGCAATCGCCTTGATCCCGACACCCGCAAAATGTCCGGCCCGCTGGGTTCGGTCATGATCGGTGTGGCCACAGGGCTGCTCTGGGCACCGTGTGCCGGACCGATCCTCGGGGTGATTCTCACCGGCGCCATGCTCCAGGGTGCGAACGCACAGACCAGCCTGTTGCTGCTGGCCTACGGCCTGGGCAGCGCACTGTCCCTGGGGACCTTGATCTTCGCCGGTCGCGGTTTGGTCAATCGCTTGAAAGTGTCGATCCCGGTCACTGGTTGGTTGCGTCGTGGTGCCGGTGTTGCCGTGCTGGCGACCGTGGCGGTGATTTCCACCGGTGCCGACCGGACACTGTTGGCCGGCACCTCGTCCGAAGGCGTTAGCAGCCTCGAAAAAGGCGTGATGGAAAGCGTGCCGAAAGTCGTCGACTACTTCGTCAGCAAGGTCAGGGCCGACTCCATGGACAACGCCCAGGGTGCCATGCCGTCGCTGTCCGGTGCCGTCCA
This region of Pseudomonas mandelii genomic DNA includes:
- a CDS encoding response regulator, translated to MEHVDHILIVDDDREIRELVGNYLKKNGLRTTVVADGRQMRSFLESTPVDLIVLDIMMPGDDGLMLCRELRAGKHKATPVLMLTARNDETDRIIGLEMGADDYLVKPFAARELLARINAVLRRTRMLPPNLVVTESGRLLAFGRWRLDTSARHLLDEDGTMVALSGAEYRLLRVFLDHPQRVLNRDQLLNLTQGRDADLFDRSIDLLVSRLRQRLLDDAREPAYIKTVRSEGYVFSLPVEVLGAPS
- a CDS encoding DUF2790 domain-containing protein — its product is MNTKAIYAACLFAALNICTLSARAEAADVTAKTYTYGTHLDIKKVLSLKEDAAPSCGVVNAQLIYLDSQHKTQVLDYRKFADGCNADN
- a CDS encoding cytochrome c biogenesis protein DipZ, yielding MFLIAFLGGILTVLSPCILPVVPFLFAGVKRTRSSILLTLGGMVLTFALIASLAVVSSEWVVQANNTGRHVALFVMGLFALSLISARVGDWMARPFVALGNRLDPDTRKMSGPLGSVMIGVATGLLWAPCAGPILGVILTGAMLQGANAQTSLLLLAYGLGSALSLGTLIFAGRGLVNRLKVSIPVTGWLRRGAGVAVLATVAVISTGADRTLLAGTSSEGVSSLEKGVMESVPKVVDYFVSKVRADSMDNAQGAMPSLSGAVQWLNSPALSNDSLKGKVVLVDFWTYDCINCQHTLPYVKDWAKKYEKDGLVVVGVHTPEYGYERIIDNVKDQVKKLGITYPVAIDNNYAIWRAFDNQYWPAHYLIDAKGQVRYTHFGEGAYETQEKMIQQLLEEAKAPSA